A genomic segment from Pelobates fuscus isolate aPelFus1 chromosome 7, aPelFus1.pri, whole genome shotgun sequence encodes:
- the PRMT6 gene encoding protein arginine N-methyltransferase 6, with protein sequence MALLKKRKHEKSEQDSEYFQCYSDVSIHEEMISDTVRTSAYKQAIQSNSALRGKTVLDVGAGTGILSIFCGQAGVKKVYAVEASSVAQLANNVVKQNGMEGKVEVINSSVETAEIPEQVDAIVSEWMGYALMYESMLSSVIYARDKWLKPGGLMLPNCVDLFIAPINDPTTENRLDFWSDVKRMYGVDMSCVRPFAQTCIMNKEMQVCSVYPEDVLSFPAKFASLNLNSVTLEETAKIYGTFKFRCFGSSFMHGFAVWFSVIFPGEKVVNLSTSPYGEETHWKQTLLFLNEEIQVEQDTEISGDITMTPSEINHRHLHVLLNYSIGGSMCRTKLFQMGS encoded by the coding sequence ATGGCATTACTCAAAAAGAGAAAGCATGAGAAAAGTGAGCAGGACAGTGAGTACTTTCAGTGTTACTCCGATGTCTCAATCCACGAGGAAATGATTTCAGACACTGTCCGGACCAGTGCCTACAAACAGGCCATACAAAGTAACAGTGCCCTGCGTGGGAAAACCGTTCTGGATGTTGGTGCAGGCACTGGCATCCTTAGCATATTCTGTGGCCAGGCTGGTGTGAAAAAGGTGTATGCAGTGGAAGCCAGCAGTGTGGCCCAGCTGGCCAATAATGTGGTAAAACAGAATGGCATGGAGGGCAAGGTGGAAGTCATTAACAGCTCCGTAGAGACCGCTGAGATCCCTGAGCAGGTAGACGCTATAGTCAGTGAGTGGATGGGCTATGCGCTAATGTACGAATCCATGCTGAGTTCAGTTATCTATGCCAGGGACAAATGGCTGAAACCAGGAGGCCTCATGTTACCGAACTGCGTAGATCTGTTTATTGCCCCCATTAATGACCCGACCACAGAGAATCGTTTGGACTTTTGGAGTGATGTGAAACGCATGTATGGAGTCGATATGTCTTGTGTGCGGCCTTTTGCCCAAACATGCATCATGAACAAGGAGATGCAGGTATGCTCTGTGTATCCCGAAGATGTCCTCTCATTTCCTGCAAAATTTGCCTCCCTCAATCTTAACAGCGTCACTCTTGAAGAGACTGCGAAAATATATGGTACATTTAAATTTAGGTGTTTTGGGTCCTCTTTTATGCATGGCTTTGCTGTTTGGTTTTCAGTCATATTTCCAGGGGAGAAAGTTGTTAATTTATCTACCTCTCCGTATGGAGAAGAGACCCACTGGAAGCAAACATTGCTGTTCCTGAACGAGGAGATTCAAGTGGAACAGGACACTGAAATCAGTGGAGACATCACAATGACACCGTCAGAAATTAACCATAGACATCTACACGTTCTCCTAAACTATAGCATTGGGGGAAGCATGTGCAGGACTAAGCTATTCCAGATGGGGAGTTAG